A window from Candidatus Omnitrophota bacterium encodes these proteins:
- a CDS encoding tetratricopeptide repeat protein, with protein sequence MPITPITADSQRRFPRISGHLRSHLPQSASSWFKILIILTGLWAYHNSFGGPFIFDDIPAIVTNRHVHHLWPLWDVLTAAERGAFNGRPLITFTLALNYALGGVTVWGYHAVNLAIHLAASLALFGIARRTIRMRQRLPEGPGTSGAAEGLALAVALIWLVHPLQTASVTYIIQRSESLMGLCYCAALYSVIRSAEAAHPRRWRMAAVVWCGLGMASKPSMATLPFVAFAYDRFVLSRTEADARCQRRSLFLSLITVCAIIGGVLPFITVLAAPEASFPYQPVTPWAYLLTQTKVVWHYLRLVVWPSPLALDYAWPLSTRLADVWPAALGCVAVLILIGWALRRAPVAGGLAAIAVALLALSSSVVPLADAACEYRMYLPLAPIIALIVLGAWRLLGRFAPPSARPRIAAGLLAVSVVVLGSRTIRRNADYRSSDAIWAATVAARPDNPRARLYLGNALIDAGRRDEARAQLTRALQLKPDYAEAHSNLGKILEQQGDLGAAMRRYQRALAINPLLIEAHNNAANVHMRLGQPSAAIAAYHRALQIAPHAATVRYNLGNAYAQQDRWAEAAAAYAAAIRDDPTLAEARLNFGNVLLHQGKTLDAIAQYAELLRQQPAHAAARRNLAAARQRLTSDP encoded by the coding sequence ATGCCGATAACGCCGATCACCGCTGATTCTCAGCGCAGATTTCCGCGGATCAGCGGTCATCTGCGAAGCCATCTGCCGCAATCTGCGTCCTCATGGTTTAAGATTTTAATCATTCTCACCGGGCTCTGGGCGTACCACAATAGTTTCGGCGGGCCGTTCATCTTCGACGATATTCCCGCGATCGTGACGAATCGGCACGTCCACCATCTCTGGCCGTTGTGGGATGTCTTGACGGCGGCCGAGCGCGGCGCATTCAACGGCCGCCCGCTCATTACCTTCACGCTGGCCCTCAACTACGCGTTGGGCGGGGTGACGGTGTGGGGGTATCACGCGGTGAACCTGGCGATTCATCTTGCCGCGTCGCTGGCGCTCTTCGGCATCGCCCGCCGAACCATCAGGATGCGCCAGAGGCTTCCTGAAGGGCCGGGCACCTCAGGCGCTGCCGAGGGGCTCGCACTGGCGGTGGCCCTGATCTGGCTGGTCCATCCGCTGCAGACCGCGAGCGTCACCTACATCATCCAACGCTCCGAATCGTTGATGGGGCTTTGCTATTGTGCCGCGCTCTACAGCGTCATCCGCAGCGCTGAGGCGGCGCATCCTCGAAGGTGGCGCATGGCGGCCGTGGTCTGGTGCGGGCTCGGCATGGCCAGCAAGCCAAGCATGGCCACCTTGCCGTTCGTCGCCTTCGCGTACGATCGGTTTGTCCTATCACGAACAGAGGCAGATGCGCGGTGTCAGCGCCGCTCCCTGTTCCTCTCCCTGATCACGGTGTGCGCGATCATCGGCGGGGTGTTGCCGTTCATCACCGTCCTGGCAGCGCCGGAGGCCAGCTTCCCGTATCAGCCGGTCACCCCATGGGCCTACCTGCTCACGCAGACGAAGGTCGTGTGGCATTATCTGCGGCTTGTCGTGTGGCCTTCGCCGCTCGCACTGGATTACGCGTGGCCGCTCAGCACCCGGTTGGCTGATGTGTGGCCGGCGGCGCTGGGATGCGTGGCGGTCCTCATCCTCATTGGCTGGGCGCTGCGCCGAGCGCCGGTCGCGGGCGGACTCGCGGCGATCGCCGTGGCGCTGCTAGCCCTCAGCTCAAGCGTCGTTCCGCTCGCCGATGCCGCCTGCGAGTACCGCATGTATCTGCCGCTGGCTCCGATCATCGCCCTGATCGTGCTCGGCGCATGGCGCCTGCTCGGGCGGTTCGCTCCGCCGTCTGCGCGTCCCCGGATCGCCGCCGGACTGCTCGCGGTGTCGGTCGTCGTGCTGGGGAGCCGCACGATTCGGCGAAACGCCGACTATCGCAGCAGCGACGCGATCTGGGCGGCGACGGTGGCGGCGCGCCCGGATAATCCCCGAGCGCGTCTGTATCTCGGCAATGCGCTGATCGACGCTGGACGGCGCGATGAGGCGCGCGCGCAATTAACACGAGCGCTCCAGCTGAAGCCTGACTACGCCGAGGCGCACAGCAATCTCGGCAAGATCCTGGAGCAGCAAGGCGATCTGGGTGCGGCGATGCGGCGGTACCAGCGCGCGCTGGCGATCAACCCTTTGCTGATCGAGGCGCACAACAACGCGGCCAATGTCCACATGAGGCTCGGACAGCCGTCGGCGGCCATCGCCGCCTATCACCGCGCGCTGCAGATCGCTCCGCATGCGGCGACCGTCCGGTACAATCTCGGCAATGCGTATGCGCAACAAGACCGCTGGGCGGAGGCCGCCGCCGCGTACGCCGCGGCCATCCGCGATGATCCTACGCTGGCGGAGGCTCGGCTCAATTTCGGCAATGTCCTGTTGCATCAAGGGAAGACGCTTGATGCGATCGCCCAGTACGCGGAGCTCTTGCGGCAACAGCCCGCCCATGCGGCTGCGCGCCGCAACCTGGCAGCCGCCCGGCAGCGCCTCACGTCGGATCCGTAG
- a CDS encoding ABC transporter ATP-binding protein, whose translation MADAVIDAMAVEKRFHPRAALWGRSLPAIPAVDGVTCRLLPGERFGIVGESGCGKTTLAKIMVGLLPPTRGEVRRSGRIQYVFQNPMNSLNPRMTVRETVGEGLVIHRLARGVALRRRVAELLEAVKLPASFAARYPRQLSGGERQRVGIARALSVEPDAVICDEPIASLDVSVGAQIIDLLRDLSQRRTMALLFISHDVRAVASLCERIAVMRRGRFVEVGPTELITTQPQQAYTQLLLRSAALDLDADNADHR comes from the coding sequence ATGGCTGACGCGGTGATCGACGCGATGGCTGTTGAGAAGAGGTTTCATCCCCGGGCGGCGCTGTGGGGGCGGAGCCTGCCGGCGATTCCTGCCGTTGATGGGGTGACGTGCCGCCTTCTGCCGGGGGAACGGTTCGGCATCGTTGGAGAGTCCGGGTGCGGGAAGACCACCTTGGCGAAAATCATGGTTGGCTTGCTCCCTCCGACCCGCGGGGAAGTTCGGCGATCTGGGCGGATCCAATACGTGTTTCAGAACCCGATGAATAGCCTGAATCCTCGCATGACGGTGCGAGAGACGGTTGGCGAAGGCTTGGTCATCCACCGATTGGCTCGAGGGGTTGCCTTGCGCCGGCGGGTCGCAGAGCTTCTGGAGGCCGTCAAGCTGCCCGCCTCATTCGCGGCGCGGTATCCGCGTCAGCTCAGCGGGGGGGAGCGTCAGCGGGTGGGGATTGCGCGGGCACTCTCGGTTGAACCTGATGCCGTGATCTGCGATGAGCCCATTGCCTCCTTGGATGTCTCGGTGGGCGCGCAGATCATCGACCTCTTGCGCGATCTCTCGCAGCGGCGAACGATGGCGCTGCTCTTCATCTCCCATGATGTGCGGGCCGTGGCGTCCTTGTGTGAGCGCATCGCCGTGATGCGCCGCGGCCGCTTCGTCGAGGTCGGACCGACCGAGTTGATCACCACGCAGCCGCAGCAGGCGTATACCCAGCTGCTGCTTCGCAGTGCCGCCCTAGATCTTGATGCCGATAACGCCGATCACCGCTGA
- a CDS encoding ABC transporter ATP-binding protein produces the protein MSLLSIESLSVSYRSRDQLTTAVRGVSFDVEPGEILALVGESGSGKSSVALALTRLLPVPPAVISGRVMMEGANLLEASPAQLRAIRGGKIAYVFQEPATSLNPVLTIGEQLIEAMRLHTASRGITARALAVEWLQRVGMDSAAGRMSAYPHEFSGGMQQRVMLAMALAAAPVLLVADEPTTALDVTVQVHILRLLRDLQRRLNLAVLLITHDLLVVERLAHRVGVMKAGRLMALGSTSEVLRKAHG, from the coding sequence ATGTCATTATTGAGCATTGAGAGCCTTTCTGTGTCGTACCGGAGCCGTGATCAACTGACCACGGCGGTGCGCGGGGTCAGCTTTGACGTGGAGCCCGGCGAAATCCTCGCCCTCGTCGGTGAATCCGGTTCAGGCAAGAGCAGTGTGGCCCTGGCCCTGACCCGCCTGCTGCCGGTTCCGCCGGCGGTGATCTCCGGCCGGGTGATGATGGAGGGGGCCAATCTCCTCGAGGCGTCGCCTGCGCAATTGCGCGCGATCCGCGGCGGGAAGATCGCGTATGTGTTTCAAGAGCCGGCCACCTCGCTGAATCCTGTGCTGACGATCGGCGAGCAGCTCATCGAAGCTATGAGGCTGCATACGGCATCGCGCGGGATCACCGCCCGCGCGCTGGCGGTGGAGTGGCTGCAACGCGTGGGAATGGATTCGGCTGCCGGACGGATGTCAGCCTACCCGCATGAATTTTCCGGCGGCATGCAGCAGCGCGTCATGCTCGCCATGGCGTTGGCCGCTGCGCCGGTTCTGCTGGTGGCTGATGAGCCCACGACGGCGCTCGATGTGACCGTGCAGGTGCACATCTTGCGCCTCCTGCGCGACCTCCAGCGACGGCTGAACCTGGCGGTCCTGCTGATCACGCATGATCTGCTCGTGGTGGAGCGGCTAGCACACCGCGTGGGCGTGATGAAGGCCGGCCGGCTGATGGCGTTGGGATCAACATCCGAGGTCTTGCGGAAGGCGCATGGCTGA
- a CDS encoding ABC transporter permease produces MSTRAAVVGAVVLLVVFFVAVAAPWLAPCDPTHVNLSQALEPPSMAHWLGTDQLGRDVMSRLMWGARISLLVGVIAVSIAVVVGTLLGACAGFFGGWVDAVLMRLVDTMLSIPTVFLLLAVIALVGPSIELIMVVIGLTSWMGVARLVRAELLSLKEREFVLAARVLGASSARLLCRHLLPNAIAPVLVAATLGVGGAILTESALSFLGLGVQPPTPSWGNILNEGRIALGIAWWLTVCPGLCILVTVLAFNLLGEGIRERISKV; encoded by the coding sequence ATGAGTACTCGCGCGGCGGTTGTCGGAGCGGTGGTGTTGCTGGTTGTCTTCTTCGTGGCAGTGGCGGCGCCGTGGCTTGCTCCGTGCGATCCGACCCACGTGAATCTTTCGCAGGCCCTTGAGCCGCCGTCGATGGCGCATTGGCTGGGCACCGATCAGCTTGGCCGCGATGTCATGAGCCGCCTGATGTGGGGGGCGCGCATTTCGTTGCTGGTCGGCGTCATCGCGGTTAGCATCGCGGTGGTGGTCGGCACCTTGCTCGGCGCGTGCGCAGGCTTCTTTGGCGGATGGGTTGATGCGGTGCTCATGCGCCTGGTTGACACGATGCTGTCGATTCCCACGGTCTTCCTGTTGCTCGCGGTCATCGCGCTGGTGGGGCCGAGCATTGAGCTGATCATGGTGGTGATCGGCCTCACCAGTTGGATGGGGGTCGCGCGGCTCGTCCGCGCGGAATTGCTGAGTTTGAAAGAGCGGGAGTTTGTGCTGGCGGCCCGCGTGCTCGGCGCCTCCTCCGCCAGGCTGCTGTGCCGGCATTTGCTGCCGAATGCCATCGCCCCGGTGCTGGTCGCCGCGACACTTGGGGTCGGCGGGGCGATTCTGACGGAATCAGCGCTCAGCTTCCTCGGCTTAGGCGTGCAGCCGCCCACGCCGAGCTGGGGCAATATCCTCAATGAAGGACGGATCGCGCTCGGGATCGCGTGGTGGCTGACCGTGTGCCCGGGGCTGTGCATTCTGGTGACGGTGTTGGCGTTTAACCTCTTGGGGGAAGGAATCCGCGAGCGGATCAGCAAGGTCTGA
- a CDS encoding ABC transporter permease has translation MLTYLVRRLIGLVPILFLITVVSFGIMHLAPGKPVDAAGAFNPKVSLEVRQRLAQLYGLDQPLIRQYLGWLRRVVQLDFGRSFLDDRPVGEKILERLPVTLTINIASLALILIIAIPLGVLAAASPGSRFDQATTVFVFVGYSIPTFWLALLGMEFFGVRLGWLPISGMHTVDYESFPWWQRGADLAWHLVLPVGMTAFASLAGLSRYMRSSMAEVLRADYIRTARAKGVAESRVLFHHGLRNALLPLITILGLSVPDLIGGSVIAETIFSIPGMGRLLYDAVMARDYPVVMALVTIGAVLTLIGNALADIAYAAADPRIRVGKTT, from the coding sequence ATGCTGACATATCTGGTGCGTCGTCTCATCGGTCTCGTCCCCATCCTTTTCCTCATTACCGTGGTGTCATTCGGCATCATGCATCTGGCCCCGGGCAAGCCGGTGGATGCGGCCGGGGCGTTCAACCCCAAGGTCTCCCTCGAAGTCCGCCAACGATTAGCGCAGCTCTACGGCTTGGACCAGCCGCTCATCCGTCAGTATCTTGGGTGGCTCCGCCGAGTCGTTCAGCTCGATTTTGGCCGCTCATTTCTTGATGATCGCCCCGTCGGTGAGAAAATTTTGGAGCGGCTGCCGGTCACCCTGACGATTAATATCGCCTCGCTGGCACTCATCCTCATCATCGCCATCCCGCTGGGCGTCCTCGCGGCCGCCTCTCCAGGCAGCCGTTTTGACCAGGCCACAACGGTGTTCGTGTTTGTCGGGTACTCCATCCCGACATTTTGGTTGGCCCTCCTGGGCATGGAGTTCTTCGGGGTGCGGCTGGGATGGCTGCCAATTTCCGGCATGCATACCGTCGACTATGAATCATTCCCATGGTGGCAGCGCGGCGCTGACTTGGCCTGGCATCTCGTCTTGCCGGTCGGGATGACGGCGTTTGCCAGCCTGGCCGGCCTCTCTCGCTACATGCGCTCCAGTATGGCCGAGGTGCTGCGCGCGGACTACATCAGGACGGCGAGAGCGAAGGGGGTCGCGGAGTCGCGCGTGCTGTTCCATCACGGGTTGCGCAACGCGCTGCTGCCGTTGATCACGATCCTGGGTCTGTCCGTGCCGGATCTGATCGGCGGCAGCGTCATTGCGGAGACCATTTTCTCCATCCCAGGGATGGGGCGGCTGCTGTATGACGCGGTGATGGCTCGGGATTATCCCGTGGTGATGGCGCTCGTGACCATCGGAGCCGTGCTGACGCTGATCGGCAATGCGCTCGCCGACATCGCGTATGCGGCGGCTGATCCACGCATCCGCGTCGGCAAAACCACATGA
- a CDS encoding peptide-binding protein — protein sequence MLLFTLLLTPSLCDAAQDHPVAGDAIIEGSIGDASRLLPILASDSASGDIVGLLFNGLLKYNERLDIVGDLAESWDVSPDGMTITFVLRPNVRWHDGVPVTARDVRFTYQKLIDPAVPTPFSSNYALVKSVEVLDARTVRVTYREPFSPALESWMIGVMPEHLLEHDDVSRTPLLRRPIGHGPYRFVRWKTGELIELAANPDYFEHRPWIDRYLYRVIPDQTTLFLELLTRGVDSTSLTPLQFTKLTNRPAISRSYQKFRYPSFGFTYVGYNLADERFRDVRVRQAINLALDKQAIVDGVLYGLGQVATGPYPKESWAYDPSVIPAPRDLASAKRLLAAAGWADHDGDGVIDKAGAPFRFTLLTNQNEVRQQVAELIQQHLRTIGIEMNIRVVEWSVFVHEFIDKRRFEAVLLAWNLSRDPDLFSLFHSSETKEGQYNFVGYANRDVDRLLEDGRRVFDRVERERIYHEVHRRLYEDQPYTFLFVSDALPIVASRFRRVRATPIGIGHNFIDWYVPSAEQRYKSKQLVP from the coding sequence GTGTTGCTGTTCACACTCCTCCTCACCCCTTCGCTGTGCGACGCCGCGCAGGACCATCCGGTGGCTGGGGATGCGATCATTGAAGGATCGATCGGCGACGCCAGCCGGCTGTTGCCGATTCTCGCCTCCGATTCCGCCTCGGGAGACATCGTCGGCCTCCTCTTCAACGGCTTGCTGAAATACAACGAGCGGCTGGACATCGTCGGGGACCTGGCCGAGTCATGGGACGTCAGCCCTGACGGCATGACCATCACGTTTGTCTTGCGGCCCAACGTGCGATGGCATGATGGTGTGCCGGTCACCGCCAGGGATGTCCGGTTTACGTATCAAAAGCTCATCGATCCTGCCGTGCCCACGCCGTTTTCCAGCAACTACGCGCTGGTGAAATCGGTTGAGGTCCTGGATGCGCGCACCGTCCGCGTCACCTATCGGGAGCCATTTTCCCCGGCCCTCGAAAGCTGGATGATCGGGGTGATGCCTGAGCATCTGCTGGAGCATGACGACGTCAGCCGCACACCGCTGCTTCGCCGTCCCATCGGCCATGGCCCGTATCGGTTCGTCCGTTGGAAGACCGGCGAGCTCATCGAGCTGGCGGCGAACCCGGATTATTTCGAGCATCGGCCGTGGATTGATCGGTATCTCTATCGCGTCATCCCGGATCAGACCACGCTGTTTCTTGAGCTGCTGACCCGCGGGGTTGATTCGACGAGCCTGACACCGCTGCAATTCACCAAACTCACGAATCGGCCGGCGATCAGCCGGTCCTACCAGAAGTTTCGCTATCCCTCCTTCGGCTTTACCTATGTCGGCTACAATCTCGCCGATGAGCGGTTTCGGGATGTCCGGGTCCGCCAAGCCATCAACCTCGCCCTGGATAAGCAAGCGATCGTCGACGGGGTGCTCTATGGGTTAGGCCAGGTGGCGACCGGCCCGTATCCCAAAGAGTCGTGGGCCTATGATCCCTCCGTGATCCCAGCGCCTCGGGATCTGGCATCGGCGAAGCGCCTGCTTGCCGCTGCCGGGTGGGCGGATCATGACGGCGATGGCGTGATCGACAAGGCTGGGGCGCCGTTTCGCTTCACGCTGCTGACGAATCAAAATGAGGTGCGGCAGCAGGTGGCGGAGCTCATCCAACAGCACCTCAGGACGATTGGCATCGAGATGAACATCCGCGTCGTGGAATGGAGCGTGTTCGTCCATGAGTTCATCGATAAGCGCCGCTTTGAGGCCGTCTTGCTGGCCTGGAACCTCTCGCGCGATCCGGATCTCTTCAGCTTGTTCCATTCCTCAGAAACCAAGGAAGGGCAGTACAATTTTGTCGGCTATGCCAATCGCGACGTGGATCGGCTGCTTGAGGACGGGCGGCGCGTCTTTGATCGGGTCGAGCGCGAGCGCATTTATCATGAGGTGCATCGGCGGCTGTATGAGGATCAACCCTACACGTTTCTGTTCGTCAGCGATGCGCTGCCGATCGTCGCCTCGCGCTTTCGCCGTGTGCGCGCGACACCGATTGGCATCGGCCACAATTTCATCGACTGGTACGTCCCTTCCGCCGAGCAGCGCTACAAGAGCAAACAACTTGTCCCCTGA
- the secG gene encoding preprotein translocase subunit SecG, with amino-acid sequence MYGLVMVIHVLVALFLVIVVLLQGGRGGMAETMGGVAAQSLFGGGANLVMTKLTAGVAALFMVTCLSLAVLSSARGRSVTEQLPMSIDQLPAALPPGTPSIPTPATPAAPTTTAPSTPSSAPPSTTTP; translated from the coding sequence ATGTACGGACTCGTGATGGTGATCCATGTGCTCGTGGCGTTGTTTCTCGTCATCGTCGTGCTGCTGCAGGGAGGGCGCGGCGGCATGGCGGAGACGATGGGCGGAGTCGCGGCGCAATCATTGTTCGGCGGCGGAGCCAACCTGGTGATGACAAAACTCACGGCCGGGGTCGCCGCGCTGTTTATGGTGACGTGCCTGTCGCTGGCGGTGCTCTCCAGCGCGCGCGGGCGCTCGGTGACTGAGCAACTGCCCATGTCCATTGATCAATTGCCGGCGGCCTTGCCACCAGGAACACCCTCGATCCCCACACCTGCGACTCCAGCAGCACCGACCACGACGGCGCCGAGCACACCATCCAGCGCACCGCCTTCGACCACCACGCCATAG